The Micromonospora sp. NBC_01740 genome includes a window with the following:
- a CDS encoding endonuclease/exonuclease/phosphatase family protein has protein sequence MRYRHLTTVTLALGVVLLVDVLRVFLPAVITIFGQAASTPAELLGAFAFGWFLLALAAPALIRRVGARPVTLVAAVLLVVARLAVNGQPGGRLQLWLATAGLLAGLVWLAGAAAGTDRPVPGLALGLAVGAVLHTVLDTYRSAFFGDWPAWLAAVGVAGLFLAGQARPAPPAGTGGVRSWLLAGPALLLAGMVALSPAVARTATSYQFGLLRSDPADEVGVATVPLFGPAPLAVAVGGFLLAALAPSRRGAWRWLGPVALVGGAVLVALGRGELLLPAVLLTAVGLGACLASAGAADGRGDDGADQARTPVPDGAGQDPARAAGGAAAPARAAGRRGYAAVAGMLVFAVAAVAYYSAYDLGHPNAGVPVAVAVLVAAVALARRPTPGPARSPLPPVWTAATAAVVTLLAAVASDELLSATNRDGPPETVRVAAYNVRMGFGMDGRFDPDALARAVAGADVVALSEVDRGWLLNGGHDTLDLLAERLNMPYVFAPAADPLWGDAVLSRWPLDAARTRPLPAVGAPTGAQALGVTVNFSAGVRLAVVATHLQPPPGEDPVVQARAVADFAVRYAAGRPLVVAGDLNTEPGDPAFAEFTRAGLVDALAAARPLRTSPADAPRQQIDHVFVTPDLAAGDAAAPPGTASDHLPVAVTLTLPPA, from the coding sequence GTGCGCTACCGCCACCTCACCACCGTCACCCTCGCCCTGGGCGTCGTGCTCCTGGTCGACGTGCTGCGCGTCTTCCTGCCGGCGGTCATCACCATCTTCGGGCAGGCCGCCTCGACCCCCGCCGAACTGCTGGGGGCGTTCGCGTTCGGCTGGTTCCTGCTCGCCCTGGCCGCGCCCGCGCTGATCCGTCGGGTCGGCGCCCGCCCCGTGACACTCGTCGCCGCGGTGCTGCTGGTCGTGGCCCGGCTCGCCGTCAACGGCCAGCCGGGCGGGCGGCTCCAGCTCTGGCTCGCCACGGCCGGGCTGCTCGCCGGGCTGGTCTGGCTCGCTGGTGCCGCCGCCGGCACTGATCGCCCCGTGCCCGGGTTGGCGCTCGGGCTGGCGGTCGGGGCCGTCCTGCACACGGTGCTGGACACGTACCGCTCGGCGTTCTTCGGGGACTGGCCGGCATGGTTGGCGGCCGTCGGGGTCGCGGGGCTCTTCCTGGCGGGGCAGGCGCGGCCCGCGCCGCCGGCCGGGACGGGCGGCGTACGGAGCTGGCTGCTGGCCGGGCCGGCGCTGCTGCTCGCCGGCATGGTGGCGCTCTCCCCGGCGGTCGCCCGGACGGCGACGTCGTACCAGTTCGGTCTGCTGCGGTCGGATCCCGCCGACGAGGTGGGGGTGGCCACCGTGCCGCTGTTCGGCCCCGCCCCGCTCGCCGTGGCGGTCGGCGGGTTCCTGCTCGCCGCGCTGGCCCCATCCCGCCGGGGCGCCTGGCGGTGGCTCGGGCCGGTGGCCCTGGTCGGCGGGGCCGTCCTCGTCGCCCTCGGACGCGGGGAGTTGCTGCTGCCGGCCGTCCTGCTCACCGCCGTCGGTCTCGGCGCGTGCCTGGCGTCGGCCGGTGCGGCGGACGGGCGGGGCGACGACGGCGCGGACCAAGCCCGCACCCCGGTCCCCGACGGCGCTGGGCAGGACCCGGCGCGGGCGGCCGGTGGCGCGGCGGCCCCGGCGCGGGCGGCCGGGCGGCGCGGGTACGCCGCCGTCGCCGGGATGCTCGTCTTCGCCGTCGCGGCGGTGGCCTACTACTCCGCCTACGACCTCGGCCACCCCAACGCCGGAGTGCCGGTGGCGGTGGCGGTGCTGGTCGCCGCCGTCGCGCTGGCGAGGCGTCCCACCCCGGGGCCGGCCCGGTCGCCGCTGCCGCCGGTGTGGACGGCCGCCACCGCCGCCGTGGTGACGCTGCTGGCCGCGGTCGCCAGCGACGAGCTGCTCTCCGCCACCAACCGGGACGGGCCGCCGGAGACGGTGCGGGTGGCGGCGTACAACGTCCGGATGGGGTTCGGGATGGACGGCCGCTTCGACCCGGACGCGCTGGCGCGGGCCGTCGCCGGGGCCGACGTCGTGGCACTCAGCGAGGTGGACCGGGGCTGGCTGCTCAACGGCGGCCACGACACGCTCGACCTGCTGGCGGAGCGGCTGAACATGCCGTACGTCTTCGCGCCGGCCGCCGATCCGCTCTGGGGCGACGCCGTGCTGAGCCGGTGGCCGCTGGACGCGGCGCGGACCCGGCCGCTGCCGGCGGTCGGCGCGCCCACCGGGGCGCAGGCCCTCGGCGTCACCGTGAACTTCAGCGCGGGCGTCCGCCTGGCGGTCGTCGCCACCCACCTGCAACCGCCGCCCGGCGAGGACCCGGTGGTCCAGGCCCGCGCGGTCGCCGACTTCGCCGTGCGGTACGCGGCCGGCCGGCCCCTGGTGGTCGCCGGAGACCTGAACACCGAGCCGGGGGACCCGGCGTTCGCCGAGTTCACCCGGGCCGGTCTGGTCGACGCGCTCGCCGCCGCCCGCCCCCTGCGGACCAGCCCGGCGGACGCCCCGCGCCAGCAGATCGACCACGTCTTCGTCACGCCCGACCTGGCCGCCGGCGACGCGGCGGCCCCGCCCGGGACGGCCAGCGACCACCTGCCGGTCGCGGTGACGCTGACCCTGCCACCGGCCTGA